The following are encoded together in the Selenihalanaerobacter shriftii genome:
- the yyaC gene encoding spore protease YyaC, with the protein MGNFQAITCQGCGRQIMDLEFFNNTKTVCNRCANASSKEKRLTKKSKLNKNKLSKKENRVHIDNPLAANKLKKIIIYTLKELYSDTNQIVILCIGTDRSTGDALGPLIGSKLTRLITTNIPVFGTLDEPVHARNLQEQIELIEQEYFNPFILAIDAGLGKNSSVGSVTVKPGPLKPGSGVNKDLPPIGDMHITGLVNIGGYMEYMVLQSTRLSLVFKMAKLISRGINWSIRSVNYIN; encoded by the coding sequence TTGGGAAACTTTCAAGCTATTACTTGTCAGGGATGTGGTCGACAAATAATGGATTTAGAATTTTTCAACAATACTAAAACTGTCTGTAACAGGTGTGCTAATGCTTCATCAAAAGAAAAAAGATTAACCAAAAAATCAAAACTAAACAAGAATAAACTTTCTAAAAAAGAAAATAGAGTACATATAGATAATCCTTTAGCAGCTAATAAATTAAAAAAAATAATTATTTATACTCTAAAAGAATTATATTCAGACACTAACCAAATTGTTATTTTATGTATAGGTACTGACCGTTCTACTGGGGATGCTTTAGGTCCGCTAATTGGGAGCAAATTGACTAGATTAATCACAACTAATATTCCAGTCTTTGGCACTTTGGATGAACCTGTTCATGCTAGAAATTTACAAGAGCAGATAGAATTAATTGAACAAGAATACTTTAACCCTTTTATTCTAGCTATTGATGCTGGATTAGGTAAAAATAGTAGCGTAGGGTCCGTTACAGTAAAACCTGGTCCTCTCAAACCAGGTTCAGGAGTAAATAAGGATTTACCACCTATTGGAGATATGCATATTACTGGATTAGTTAACATTGGTGGATACATGGAATATATGGTCCTCCAAAGTACTCGGCTAAGTCTAGTCTTTAAGATGGCTAAATTAATCTCTAGAGGTATTAATTGGAGCATTAGAAGTGTCAACTATATAAACTAA
- a CDS encoding YkvI family membrane protein, with the protein MIEDYKAIFLIATTYVGAVIGAGFASGQEILQFFTLQGGWGYLGIIICGALFGILGYIIFTISLQFNLSTYDQLFYRLGDKMLGKFADLIILLFLFGSFIVMLSGSGEIFFTYFQLNKNFGIVLTLIIIIFAIKFGIQGVMNLNIVLIPGLVIIISITFLLNVDTNLNLNSYDNLLFNNWFFHAIIYVIYNFFLALPILVAIPTQINQKSLLKKGSFLAGGILAILALIINTLLVQNLELIKESQIPILEILNYQDNNIYILYSLVLWLAMITTATSSLYGLITRLKERYFISENRLLIIVIALSFILARFRFGILVATVYPVLGNVGGLIILYLFFNYIKQRIII; encoded by the coding sequence ATGATTGAAGATTATAAAGCTATTTTCTTAATTGCTACTACATATGTTGGGGCTGTGATTGGAGCTGGTTTTGCCTCAGGACAGGAAATACTACAATTCTTCACTTTACAAGGTGGGTGGGGATATTTAGGTATTATCATATGTGGAGCTTTATTTGGGATTTTGGGGTATATAATTTTTACTATTAGTTTACAGTTTAATTTAAGTACTTATGATCAATTATTTTATAGACTTGGAGATAAAATGTTAGGTAAATTTGCTGATTTAATTATTTTGTTATTTTTATTTGGTAGTTTTATAGTAATGTTATCTGGTAGCGGTGAAATATTCTTTACTTATTTTCAGTTGAATAAGAATTTTGGTATTGTTTTAACTCTTATTATTATAATTTTTGCAATTAAGTTTGGAATTCAGGGAGTTATGAATTTAAATATAGTTTTAATTCCTGGATTAGTTATAATTATATCTATAACTTTTCTTTTGAATGTAGATACCAATCTTAATCTAAATTCTTATGATAATTTACTATTTAATAATTGGTTTTTTCATGCTATTATTTATGTTATTTATAACTTCTTTTTAGCACTCCCAATCTTAGTTGCAATTCCTACTCAAATTAATCAAAAAAGTCTTTTGAAAAAAGGAAGTTTTCTAGCAGGAGGCATATTAGCTATATTAGCGTTAATTATTAATACTTTATTGGTTCAGAATTTGGAATTAATTAAAGAAAGTCAAATACCTATTTTAGAAATTTTAAATTATCAAGATAATAACATATATATATTATACTCTTTAGTATTATGGTTAGCTATGATTACTACAGCCACTAGTAGTTTATATGGTTTAATTACAAGACTAAAAGAACGTTATTTTATTTCAGAGAATAGATTATTAATTATTGTAATTGCTTTAAGTTTTATATTAGCTAGATTTCGTTTTGGTATCTTAGTGGCTACAGTTTATCCAGTACTAGGTAATGTTGGTGGATTAATTATTTTATATTTATTTTTTAACTATATAAAACAGAGAATCATTATTTAA
- a CDS encoding mechanosensitive ion channel family protein translates to MTLEKVFNDLIQIVKQSVSPKNLILIGISILQLAGIMVLGNILKKLGYMLVDKVLKQSKGEWSGISDQRAKTLNSLVKSVIRYVIYFLGITMGLEVLGIPTSSILAGAGIVGLAVGFGARSLVQDIITGFFILFENQFGVGDHIETAGVSGIVEAIDLRITRIKSFDGDLYILPNSQIKMVTNYTADNSRVLVDVGIGYDEDVTEVISMLNDYCEKLAEDMTDIKEGPRVLGVEELAGSSVVLRILAWTPPLEKWQVARELKRRIKEKLEEEGIEIPYPKRVVITESNEQEEY, encoded by the coding sequence ATGACGTTAGAAAAAGTATTTAATGACTTAATTCAGATAGTCAAACAGTCTGTTTCACCGAAAAATTTAATATTAATTGGTATTTCAATCTTACAATTAGCAGGTATTATGGTTTTAGGTAATATATTAAAAAAATTAGGGTATATGTTAGTAGATAAAGTTTTAAAGCAAAGTAAAGGTGAGTGGAGTGGAATCAGTGACCAACGGGCAAAGACACTAAATTCTCTAGTTAAGAGTGTTATTCGTTATGTAATTTATTTTTTAGGTATAACTATGGGACTAGAAGTATTAGGAATTCCAACTTCATCTATATTAGCTGGTGCTGGAATAGTTGGTTTAGCTGTTGGTTTTGGGGCTCGGAGTTTAGTACAAGATATAATTACTGGTTTTTTCATACTTTTTGAAAATCAATTTGGAGTTGGGGATCATATTGAAACAGCTGGTGTGTCAGGAATTGTAGAAGCAATAGATCTACGTATTACTAGAATTAAGAGTTTTGATGGTGACTTATATATTCTTCCCAATAGTCAAATTAAGATGGTAACTAATTATACAGCTGATAATAGTAGAGTCTTAGTTGATGTAGGTATAGGTTATGATGAGGATGTTACTGAAGTGATTAGTATGTTAAATGATTATTGTGAAAAGTTAGCTGAAGATATGACGGATATTAAAGAAGGTCCTAGAGTTTTAGGAGTAGAAGAATTAGCAGGTTCTAGTGTAGTTTTAAGGATATTAGCTTGGACGCCACCTTTAGAAAAATGGCAGGTTGCTAGGGAATTAAAGAGAAGGATAAAGGAGAAATTAGAAGAAGAGGGTATAGAAATACCTTATCCTAAACGGGTGGTTATCACTGAAAGTAATGAACAGGAGGAGTATTAA
- a CDS encoding DUF951 domain-containing protein, producing the protein MKFNVGEVVSFRKEHPCGEDKWEIMRTGMDFRVKCVGCGRVIMLPRKKFEKNFKERVEE; encoded by the coding sequence ATGAAATTTAATGTAGGGGAAGTAGTTAGTTTTAGAAAGGAGCACCCTTGTGGAGAAGATAAATGGGAGATAATGAGAACAGGGATGGATTTTAGAGTGAAATGTGTAGGATGTGGGCGAGTAATTATGCTTCCACGTAAGAAATTTGAAAAGAATTTTAAAGAAAGGGTAGAGGAATAG
- the ychF gene encoding redox-regulated ATPase YchF, producing MGMTCGIVGLPNVGKSTLFNAITEAGAGAENYPFCTIDPNVGIVDVPDKRLDVLTEVIDPKESIPTAIEFVDIAGLVKGASKGEGLGNKFLSHIREVDAIAHVVRCFDDSNITHVEGDLDPIRDIETISMELILADLETMEKRAEKTEKMLKTGEKKYKEEMEVLEKIIGTLEDGKPVRSLNLSFEEKDIIRDCHLLTIKPILYVANVGEDEIGEEDNKHVQAVRDYADKEEAAVITVSAKLEAEVAELEGAEEELFLEELGIEESGLDKLIRAGYKLLGLITFFTAGEKEVRAWTAEEGSTAPEAAGKIHTDMQKGFIRAEVISYEDLIEVGSFAKARDEGLLRLEGKDYIVKDGDVCYFRFNV from the coding sequence ATGGGAATGACATGTGGTATTGTAGGTTTACCAAATGTAGGTAAATCTACATTATTTAATGCAATTACGGAAGCAGGTGCAGGAGCAGAAAACTACCCTTTCTGTACTATAGATCCAAATGTAGGTATAGTTGATGTTCCAGATAAAAGATTAGATGTATTGACTGAAGTTATTGATCCTAAAGAGAGTATACCAACAGCTATTGAATTTGTTGATATTGCTGGTTTAGTAAAGGGAGCTAGCAAAGGAGAAGGCTTAGGAAATAAGTTTTTATCTCATATTAGAGAAGTTGATGCTATTGCACATGTAGTGCGTTGTTTTGATGATTCAAATATTACTCATGTTGAAGGAGATTTAGATCCGATTCGAGATATTGAAACTATCAGCATGGAGTTAATATTGGCTGACTTAGAAACGATGGAAAAGAGAGCTGAGAAGACAGAGAAAATGTTAAAGACTGGGGAGAAAAAGTATAAAGAAGAGATGGAAGTTTTAGAAAAGATTATAGGAACTTTAGAGGATGGCAAGCCAGTGAGAAGCTTGAATTTATCCTTTGAAGAAAAGGATATAATTAGAGATTGTCATTTATTAACTATTAAACCAATTCTTTATGTAGCTAATGTAGGTGAAGATGAGATTGGTGAAGAAGATAATAAGCATGTACAAGCTGTTAGAGATTATGCAGATAAAGAAGAGGCGGCTGTAATTACTGTAAGTGCTAAATTAGAAGCAGAAGTGGCTGAATTAGAGGGAGCAGAAGAAGAACTCTTTTTAGAGGAATTAGGGATTGAAGAATCTGGTCTAGATAAGTTGATTAGAGCTGGCTATAAATTATTAGGTTTGATTACTTTCTTTACTGCCGGTGAAAAAGAAGTAAGAGCATGGACAGCAGAGGAAGGTTCTACAGCTCCAGAAGCTGCTGGTAAGATTCATACTGATATGCAGAAAGGATTTATTAGAGCAGAAGTTATCAGTTATGAAGATTTAATAGAGGTTGGATCTTTTGCTAAAGCTAGAGACGAAGGTTTATTGAGATTAGAAGGGAAAGATTATATAGTTAAGGATGGAGATGTTTGTTATTTTAGATTTAATGTTTAA
- the rpsF gene encoding 30S ribosomal protein S6 — MRKYETIFIINPDLDDEATEAIVEKVEDTLNNTKGEITNLDKWGTKKLAYEVEDHKAGYYTVVKFEGEADTVNELQRIYRINDNILKFLILRDEE; from the coding sequence ATGCGTAAGTATGAAACAATCTTTATTATAAATCCTGATTTAGATGATGAAGCAACTGAAGCTATAGTAGAAAAAGTTGAAGATACTCTTAATAATACTAAAGGTGAAATTACTAATTTAGATAAATGGGGAACTAAAAAGTTAGCTTATGAAGTAGAAGATCATAAAGCTGGTTATTACACAGTTGTTAAGTTTGAAGGTGAGGCTGACACTGTAAATGAATTACAAAGAATTTATAGAATAAATGATAATATCTTAAAGTTCTTAATTTTACGTGATGAAGAGTAA
- a CDS encoding single-stranded DNA-binding protein, whose amino-acid sequence MLNKIILIGRLAQDPELRYTPNGVAVSNFSIAVERPFTNKSGEKDVDFIDIVVWRKQAENCANHLGKGRLVAVEGRLQIRSYENNEGQRRRVSEVVANNVKFLDWPDDDNRQGQASNNNTDQDDIDVPF is encoded by the coding sequence TTGCTTAATAAGATAATCTTAATTGGACGGCTAGCTCAAGATCCAGAATTACGATATACTCCTAATGGAGTAGCTGTGTCTAACTTTAGTATAGCAGTTGAACGTCCCTTCACGAATAAAAGTGGAGAGAAAGACGTAGATTTTATTGATATAGTTGTTTGGAGAAAGCAGGCCGAGAATTGTGCAAACCACCTAGGAAAAGGAAGACTAGTTGCAGTAGAAGGACGTTTACAGATTAGAAGTTATGAGAATAATGAGGGTCAACGTAGGAGAGTTTCTGAAGTTGTAGCTAATAATGTTAAGTTCTTAGATTGGCCTGATGATGATAATCGCCAGGGACAAGCTTCTAATAATAATACTGACCAAGATGATATAGATGTCCCATTTTAG
- the rpsR gene encoding 30S ribosomal protein S18 encodes MARGRNKSCDFCANKVEHIDYKDVNRLEKYITDRGKIIPRRISGNCARHQRQLTQAIKRSRNIALLPFTIN; translated from the coding sequence ATGGCACGTGGTAGAAATAAGTCGTGTGACTTTTGTGCTAACAAAGTTGAGCATATAGATTATAAAGATGTTAATAGATTAGAAAAGTATATCACAGATCGTGGTAAGATTATACCACGCAGAATTTCTGGGAACTGTGCTCGTCACCAGAGACAGTTAACTCAAGCAATAAAGAGATCTAGAAATATTGCTTTATTACCTTTTACAATTAATTAA
- a CDS encoding MazG-like family protein, which yields MREYNFKNNKNNITKNLKVIEWLKSELLGSVSHLFKVMLKGNQDKIIGTLANLIISTYLLAKRLGISPERLERKVKDNLRENIDQKHQIEEWYGDLSLLLKHLVKRK from the coding sequence ATGAGAGAGTATAACTTTAAGAATAATAAGAATAATATTACTAAAAATTTAAAAGTAATAGAATGGCTAAAGAGTGAATTATTAGGTAGTGTCTCACATTTATTTAAAGTAATGTTAAAAGGGAATCAGGACAAAATAATTGGTACCTTAGCTAATTTAATAATTTCTACTTATTTATTAGCCAAGAGGTTAGGTATTTCTCCAGAAAGATTGGAGAGGAAAGTTAAGGATAATTTACGAGAGAATATAGACCAGAAGCATCAGATCGAAGAATGGTATGGTGATTTAAGTTTATTACTGAAGCACTTGGTCAAAAGAAAATAG
- a CDS encoding YybS family protein: MAKFETKALVEGALFSAITVVLSLFGFYLPPPFGIAIILTLPVPIIILGVRQGSKTSILSTIISAIILGIIVNPFMVLIVLLSFGLTGVVLGAAFEENFSPFKIIAVSIVTSILSTILIIGVNLYFLDFDVTNAFNTALEQYKQLGLDQATMKQLETIINDMQKMFKIFFPSIILAASSVKGLINYYIALPVLNRLGYDFDTPTPFARWRLPKYIILGYILGILLISNSFGKNIYFIFNFVYLIQGLAVAAHYLKRLNISNVVQKVILFILAIIPINQILAFVGILDQWFDFRKLED, encoded by the coding sequence TTGGCAAAATTTGAAACGAAGGCATTAGTTGAAGGGGCTTTATTTAGTGCTATAACTGTAGTCTTGTCATTGTTTGGTTTTTATTTACCACCCCCATTTGGAATTGCTATAATTTTAACTTTACCAGTTCCCATTATAATTTTAGGAGTAAGACAAGGTAGTAAGACTAGTATTTTATCTACTATAATAAGTGCAATTATTTTAGGTATTATTGTTAATCCATTTATGGTTTTAATTGTATTACTTAGTTTTGGTTTAACTGGAGTAGTTTTGGGGGCAGCTTTTGAAGAAAATTTCTCTCCATTTAAAATTATTGCTGTATCTATTGTAACTTCTATTCTATCAACAATACTGATAATTGGAGTGAATTTGTATTTTCTTGATTTTGATGTTACTAATGCTTTTAATACTGCCTTAGAGCAATATAAACAGTTAGGGCTTGACCAAGCAACTATGAAACAACTAGAAACGATAATTAATGATATGCAGAAGATGTTTAAGATATTTTTCCCTTCTATCATTTTAGCAGCCAGTTCAGTTAAAGGTTTAATTAATTATTACATAGCTTTACCTGTGCTAAATAGATTAGGTTATGATTTTGATACTCCTACTCCTTTTGCGAGATGGAGACTTCCTAAATATATAATTTTGGGTTATATATTAGGGATACTTTTAATTAGTAATAGTTTTGGGAAGAATATTTATTTTATATTTAATTTCGTATATTTAATCCAGGGGTTGGCGGTGGCAGCTCATTACTTAAAACGGTTAAATATTTCTAATGTAGTTCAAAAAGTGATCTTGTTTATCTTAGCAATTATTCCAATAAACCAAATTTTAGCTTTTGTAGGAATTTTAGATCAATGGTTTGATTTTAGGAAGTTAGAAGACTAA
- the rplI gene encoding 50S ribosomal protein L9 — protein MKVILKEDVKSLGEKGEIVKAADGHARNYLLPRGLAVEASGTELAKLKEKEKAKKRQKEQELEEAKGKAAELEDVILEISVKAGETGKLFGSVTTNDIADTIQEQVGIKIDKRKVELEDYIKSLGTKKVSINLHKDVSATVKVKVTEA, from the coding sequence ATGAAGGTTATTTTAAAAGAAGACGTTAAAAGTTTAGGTGAAAAAGGTGAAATAGTTAAAGCAGCTGATGGGCATGCTCGTAATTATCTATTGCCAAGAGGTTTAGCTGTTGAGGCTAGTGGTACTGAATTAGCTAAGTTAAAAGAGAAGGAAAAGGCTAAAAAACGTCAGAAAGAACAAGAACTAGAAGAAGCTAAAGGAAAAGCAGCTGAATTAGAAGATGTTATTCTAGAAATTTCAGTTAAAGCAGGTGAAACTGGTAAATTATTTGGTTCAGTAACTACTAATGATATTGCAGATACTATTCAAGAGCAAGTAGGAATTAAGATAGATAAACGTAAGGTTGAATTAGAGGATTATATTAAGTCTTTAGGGACTAAAAAAGTTTCAATTAACCTACATAAGGATGTCTCTGCTACAGTAAAAGTTAAAGTTACTGAAGCATAG
- the lonC gene encoding Lon family ATP-dependent protease gives MKKSILQKLLIEEKDSLAFDQLKEEQLQYQVTALFELLSEFYGADKLVLKAGKLDALDLMESDSVIDQLVAMERIIYEDPTIEKLDIEDKDLKELLADIEEEVTGLFIKRTVNERVEKKITQKMQERHEEYLKEIKKEILEEESGTVDNPQTLKKYGELEKLESQGLVKSAMEVLRPASLEEIVGQKSAIKALLSKLASPFPQHIIIYGPPGVGKTTAARLALEEAKEMFHTPFNKEADFVEVDGTTLRWDPREVTNPLLGSVHDPIYQGASKNLVDGGVPEPKTGLVTEAHGGVLFIDEIGELDSMLQNKLLKVLEDKRVYFESSYYDPSDKNVPQYIKKLFEEGAPADFVLIGATTRSPSEINPALRSRAVEVFFEPLQRESIEKIVENAQGKLKVDMDGKVSNLISQYTIEGRKAVNILADAYGMVLYEAEVEEREKTDIKINKEDIYKVVQTSRLTPYQQKKVSTSPEVGKVFGLGVRGFLGSVLEIEAIAFPAAQENKGQIRFNETAGSMAKDAVFNAASVVRKITGEDISNYDLHINVVGGGQIDGPSAGLAIVLAIISAIQEEPIRQDIAITGEVSIRGKAKPVGGIVEKIYGAKQAGIKEVFLPYANRKEVPKNETEVKINLIKDVEEILQEVLVTKEERVG, from the coding sequence ATGAAGAAAAGTATATTACAGAAATTACTTATAGAGGAAAAGGATAGCCTAGCATTTGATCAATTAAAGGAAGAGCAGTTGCAGTATCAAGTAACTGCTCTCTTTGAACTTTTATCAGAGTTTTATGGGGCTGATAAATTAGTTTTAAAGGCAGGGAAATTAGATGCTTTAGATTTGATGGAATCAGACTCAGTTATTGATCAATTAGTGGCTATGGAAAGAATTATTTATGAAGATCCTACTATTGAAAAATTGGATATAGAGGATAAAGATTTAAAAGAATTATTAGCTGATATAGAAGAAGAAGTTACTGGGTTATTCATAAAAAGAACAGTTAATGAAAGAGTGGAGAAAAAGATAACTCAAAAGATGCAGGAGAGACATGAAGAGTACCTCAAAGAGATAAAGAAGGAAATTCTTGAAGAAGAAAGCGGTACTGTTGATAATCCCCAAACTCTAAAAAAATATGGTGAATTAGAGAAATTGGAAAGCCAAGGATTAGTTAAATCAGCTATGGAAGTATTGCGTCCTGCTAGCTTAGAGGAAATAGTTGGTCAAAAGAGTGCTATTAAAGCTTTGTTATCTAAGTTAGCTTCACCTTTTCCTCAACATATAATTATTTATGGACCACCTGGAGTAGGTAAAACAACTGCTGCTAGATTAGCCTTAGAAGAAGCTAAAGAGATGTTCCATACTCCTTTTAATAAAGAGGCTGATTTTGTAGAGGTAGATGGTACTACTTTACGTTGGGATCCAAGAGAAGTTACTAATCCTTTATTAGGATCAGTTCATGATCCAATTTATCAAGGGGCTAGTAAGAATTTAGTCGATGGTGGAGTTCCAGAACCTAAAACAGGATTAGTAACAGAGGCTCATGGTGGAGTACTCTTTATAGATGAAATCGGTGAATTGGATTCTATGTTACAAAATAAACTTTTAAAAGTATTAGAAGATAAGCGAGTTTATTTTGAGTCATCTTATTATGATCCTAGTGATAAGAATGTTCCCCAATATATTAAGAAATTATTTGAAGAAGGAGCGCCGGCTGATTTTGTTTTGATAGGTGCTACTACTCGCTCACCAAGTGAGATTAATCCAGCATTACGCTCACGGGCTGTTGAGGTGTTTTTTGAACCTTTACAAAGAGAAAGCATTGAAAAGATTGTGGAAAATGCTCAAGGTAAATTAAAAGTAGATATGGATGGAAAAGTTTCAAATTTAATTAGTCAATATACTATTGAAGGACGGAAAGCAGTAAATATTTTAGCTGATGCTTACGGTATGGTTTTATATGAAGCTGAAGTTGAAGAAAGAGAAAAGACAGATATTAAAATTAATAAAGAGGATATCTATAAAGTAGTTCAGACTAGTAGATTAACTCCTTATCAACAAAAAAAGGTTAGTACTAGTCCAGAGGTTGGAAAAGTCTTTGGTCTAGGGGTGAGAGGATTTTTAGGTAGTGTATTGGAGATTGAAGCTATTGCTTTCCCAGCAGCCCAGGAGAATAAAGGTCAAATAAGATTTAATGAGACGGCTGGGAGTATGGCCAAAGATGCTGTCTTCAATGCGGCTTCAGTTGTCAGAAAGATAACAGGAGAAGATATAAGTAATTATGATCTTCATATTAATGTAGTCGGTGGTGGACAGATAGATGGTCCTTCGGCAGGCTTAGCGATTGTCTTAGCCATTATTAGTGCTATACAAGAAGAACCAATTAGACAGGATATAGCCATTACTGGTGAAGTTTCGATTCGTGGTAAGGCAAAGCCGGTAGGTGGAATTGTAGAAAAAATTTATGGAGCTAAACAAGCAGGAATTAAAGAAGTCTTTCTTCCATATGCTAACCGTAAGGAAGTGCCAAAAAATGAGACAGAAGTAAAGATTAACCTAATTAAAGATGTTGAAGAAATATTACAAGAAGTATTAGTTACTAAAGAAGAACGGGTTGGTTAA
- the dnaB gene encoding replicative DNA helicase has translation MQSQLSDKVPPQSIDAEKSTLGAMLIDRDAIAKVIEVLKPADFYREAHSIIYKVINKLFDNGEPVDLVTVSEELRDEDALEDIGGVSYLTSIANSVPTSANVTYYAKMVEEKSILRNLIKASNHISQLGYNGEKDTEVVLDKAEQLIFNISQKRAVQSYSGIKDVLMKTFDNLEQLYDNKGGVTGVPTGFKDLDNMTSGFQDSDLIIIAARPSMGKTALALNIGQFAAIQSEIPVAIFSLEMSKEQLVQRMLCSEAQVDNHRLRTGYLNENDWNRLTDAAGKLSDSKIFIDDTPGITVMEMRAKARRIKAEHGLGLILIDYMQLMQGSGRPESRQQEVSKISRSLKGLARELNVPVVSLSQLSRAVEQRNDKRPQLSDLRSSGSIEQDADLVAFIYRDDYYNPDSEKQGITEIIVGKQRNGPVGKVELAFQKEYTKFVDLSHRDAQ, from the coding sequence ATGCAATCCCAATTAAGTGATAAAGTTCCACCACAAAGTATTGATGCTGAAAAGTCAACATTAGGTGCAATGTTAATTGACCGTGATGCCATAGCAAAGGTAATAGAGGTTCTAAAGCCAGCTGATTTTTATCGTGAAGCACATTCGATTATCTATAAAGTAATTAATAAGTTATTTGATAATGGAGAACCTGTAGATTTAGTGACTGTTAGTGAGGAGTTAAGAGATGAAGATGCATTAGAAGATATAGGAGGAGTATCATATCTTACTTCTATAGCTAATAGTGTTCCGACTTCTGCAAATGTCACTTATTATGCAAAGATGGTTGAAGAGAAGTCAATTCTAAGAAATTTAATTAAAGCATCAAACCATATTTCACAGCTAGGTTATAATGGTGAGAAAGATACAGAAGTGGTTTTAGATAAAGCAGAGCAATTAATCTTCAATATTTCTCAAAAGAGAGCAGTACAGAGTTATTCTGGAATTAAAGATGTATTAATGAAGACTTTTGATAATTTAGAACAACTCTATGATAATAAAGGCGGTGTAACAGGAGTTCCAACTGGATTTAAGGATTTAGATAATATGACTTCTGGTTTTCAGGATTCTGATTTAATAATTATTGCTGCCCGGCCTAGTATGGGTAAGACAGCGTTAGCTTTAAATATAGGACAATTTGCCGCTATTCAATCTGAAATACCAGTAGCTATTTTCTCTTTAGAGATGTCTAAAGAACAATTAGTACAAAGAATGTTATGTTCTGAAGCGCAGGTTGATAATCATCGTTTGAGAACAGGTTATTTAAATGAGAATGATTGGAATAGATTAACAGATGCTGCTGGGAAACTAAGTGATTCAAAGATATTTATTGATGATACACCAGGTATTACTGTTATGGAAATGCGTGCTAAAGCGAGAAGAATTAAGGCAGAGCATGGTTTAGGTTTAATTCTGATTGATTATATGCAGTTGATGCAGGGAAGTGGACGACCTGAGAGTAGACAGCAAGAGGTTTCTAAAATCTCTCGTTCCCTTAAAGGGTTAGCTAGAGAGTTAAATGTACCAGTAGTTTCTTTGTCACAGTTAAGTAGAGCTGTGGAGCAAAGAAATGATAAGAGACCTCAACTAAGTGATCTTAGATCTAGTGGAAGTATTGAGCAGGATGCAGACTTGGTAGCATTCATTTATAGAGATGATTATTATAATCCTGATTCTGAAAAACAGGGTATTACTGAAATTATTGTTGGAAAACAGCGTAATGGACCAGTAGGAAAGGTAGAACTGGCATTCCAGAAAGAATATACTAAGTTTGTAGACTTGTCACATAGAGATGCACAGTAA